The following is a genomic window from Proteus sp. ZN5.
AGCGGGGCGGGGCGCAGAAGTCCGAGAGCCTGAAGCCCAAGGCATGGCTTGAGCAGACCCGCGAGGCATGGAGCCACTACGCCAACCGCGCCCTTGAACAGGCCGGGCACGAGGCCCGCATTGACCATCGCACCCTTGAGGCGCAGGGCATTGAGCGCTTGCCGGGCATCCATCTTGGCCCTAACGTGGTGGAGATGGAGAGCCGGGGCATCCGCACCGAGAGGGCCGATATCGCCCTAGCCATCGACACGGCCAACGGCCAGATCATCGACTTACAAGAATACCGGGAGGTTATCGAGCATGAGCGCGATAGACAGAGTGAGGAAATCCAGAGGGATCAACGAGTTAGCGGCAGAGATAGAGCCGCTGGCCCAGAGCATGGCGACACTGGCGGACGAAGCCCGGCAGCGGATCGCCGAGGTACAGCAGGCCAGCGAGGAGCAGGCCGCGAGCTGGACGAGCCAGCAACAGCAAGCCATGAGCGCATGGCGGCAGGCAGCAAAGGACATGAGGGCAGCCGCAGGGGAACTGGCCAAGGCCGGCCAGACGGCCCGGAGCGCCGCCCGTGGCTGGACATGGAGGTTGTGGGCCGGGGTCTTGATCGCTTCCGTGATGCCTATTCTGGCGCTGCTGATCGCATCATGGCTTTGGCTGGAGCCGCAAATCATCGAGCAACAGGGGAGCATATGGCTGATTTTCAAGCTCAAGTGAAAGGTGACCGCACCGCGCAAGCCATCGCCCGGCAGCTCAAGGCCATGGGCTGCGACCGGTACGACATCGGCATACGGGATGCCGCCAGCGGCAAGATGATGAACCGGGAATGGACACCGCAGGAAGTGCAGCAGAACGCCGCCTGGCTCAAGCGCATGAATGCCCAGGGCAACGATATTTACATTCGCCCCGCCGAGCAGGCCCGGCATGGTCTGGTGCTAGTTGACGACCTCAGCAGCGACGATCTGGACGCCATGAAGCAGGAGGGCCGGGAGCCTGCCGCCATCATCGAGACCAGCCCCAAGAATTATCAGGCATGGGTGAAGGTGGCTCAGGATGCCCCAGCAGATCATAGGGGCGTAATCGCCCGGAAGCTGGCCCGGGAGTATGACGCCGACCCGGCAAGCGCCGACAGCCGTCACTATGGCCGTCTGGCAGGCTTTACCAACCGCAAGGACAAGTACACCAGCCGCACCGGCTATCAGCCGTGGGTGCTGTGCCGGGAGTCCAGCGGCAAGAGTGCCACCGCAGGGCCGGAGCTGATGCAGCAGGCCGGGCAGGTGTTGGACAGCATCGAGCGCCGACAGGAACGGACGGCACGACTGGCCGAGATCACCGCCCCGCAGAGTGTGCGTCGGTATCGCCGCAGCGTCGTGGACGACTACCGCAGCGAAATGGCCGGGCTGGTCAAGCGGTACGGTGATGACCTCAGCAAGTGCGACTTCATCGCGGCCATGAAGCTGGCCAGCAAGGGCCGGGAGCCGGACGAGATCAGCAAGGCCATGGCCGAGGCTAGCCCCGCTATCATGGAGCGCAAGG
Proteins encoded in this region:
- a CDS encoding IncQ-type mobilization protein MobB is translated as MSAIDRVRKSRGINELAAEIEPLAQSMATLADEARQRIAEVQQASEEQAASWTSQQQQAMSAWRQAAKDMRAAAGELAKAGQTARSAARGWTWRLWAGVLIASVMPILALLIASWLWLEPQIIEQQGSIWLIFKLK